A window of the Streptomyces sp. NBC_00454 genome harbors these coding sequences:
- a CDS encoding SDR family oxidoreductase, with product MRIVIAGGHGQIALRLERLLAARGYEVAGIIRDPAQGDDLREAGAEPVLCDLESASVEHVAGILQGADAAVFAAGAGPGSGAGRKDTVDRGAAVLFADAAERARVRRFLMVSSMGADPHRGGDEVFDAYLRAKGEADEHLRTRLGLEWTVLRPGALIDDAGTGLVRLEAGTGRGPIPRDDVAAVLAELIETPATAGLTLELISGSTPVAVAVKDVAGN from the coding sequence ATGCGCATCGTCATCGCGGGTGGACACGGTCAGATCGCGCTGCGGCTGGAGCGCCTGCTCGCCGCGCGCGGGTACGAGGTCGCGGGCATCATCCGCGACCCGGCACAGGGCGACGACCTCAGGGAGGCGGGCGCCGAACCGGTGCTGTGCGACCTGGAATCGGCGTCGGTCGAACACGTGGCGGGCATCCTGCAGGGTGCGGACGCCGCGGTGTTCGCGGCCGGCGCGGGTCCCGGCAGCGGAGCCGGACGCAAGGACACGGTGGACCGGGGCGCGGCTGTGCTGTTCGCGGACGCGGCCGAACGGGCCCGGGTACGCCGCTTCCTGATGGTCTCTTCGATGGGCGCGGACCCGCACCGCGGGGGCGACGAGGTCTTCGACGCCTACCTCCGCGCCAAGGGCGAGGCCGACGAACACCTCCGCACCCGTCTGGGCCTGGAGTGGACGGTCCTGCGCCCCGGGGCGCTGATCGACGACGCGGGTACGGGACTGGTCCGCCTGGAGGCCGGGACGGGGCGCGGGCCGATCCCGCGCGACGACGTGGCGGCGGTGCTGGCGGAACTGATCGAGACGCCCGCGACCGCGGGCCTCACCCTGGAACTGATCTCCGGCTCGACCCCGGTCGCGGTGGCGGTCAAGGACGTCGCGGGCAACTGA
- a CDS encoding DUF3574 domain-containing protein yields MLLALLGAGIPALVGAALHSHVGNPYQETRLYFGTERPDGRPPVGEREFMGFLDREITPAFPEGLTLQDGRGQWQRDGKVIRETSYEVVLLYPEKEADERGERIERIRKAYEKRFQQDSVGRSDDQLTADF; encoded by the coding sequence GTGCTTCTCGCCCTGCTCGGGGCCGGGATCCCGGCCCTGGTCGGGGCGGCGCTGCACAGCCATGTGGGGAACCCCTACCAGGAGACCCGGCTCTACTTCGGCACCGAGCGGCCGGACGGACGGCCGCCAGTCGGGGAGCGGGAGTTCATGGGCTTCCTCGACCGGGAGATCACCCCCGCCTTCCCCGAGGGGCTCACCCTCCAGGACGGGCGCGGCCAGTGGCAGCGGGACGGGAAGGTCATCCGCGAGACCTCGTACGAGGTGGTGCTGCTGTATCCGGAGAAGGAGGCCGACGAGCGCGGCGAGCGCATCGAGCGGATCCGCAAGGCGTACGAGAAGCGGTTCCAGCAGGATTCGGTCGGGCGCTCCGACGACCAGCTGACCGCCGACTTCTGA
- a CDS encoding YajQ family cyclic di-GMP-binding protein: MADSSFDIVSKVERQEVDNALNQAAKELSQRYDFKGTGATIAWSGEKILMEANSEERVKAVLDVFETKLVKRGISLKALDAGEPQLSGKEYKIFATIEEGISQENAKKVAKIIRDEGPKAVKAQVQGEELRVSSKSRDDLQEVQALLKGKDFDFAIQFVNYR, encoded by the coding sequence ATGGCCGACTCCAGTTTCGACATCGTCTCGAAGGTCGAGCGGCAGGAGGTCGACAACGCCCTCAACCAGGCCGCCAAGGAACTCTCGCAGCGCTACGACTTCAAGGGCACCGGCGCCACCATCGCCTGGTCCGGCGAGAAGATCCTGATGGAGGCCAACTCCGAGGAGCGCGTCAAGGCCGTCCTGGACGTCTTCGAGACCAAGCTGGTCAAGCGCGGGATCTCCCTCAAGGCGCTCGACGCCGGTGAGCCGCAGCTGTCCGGCAAGGAGTACAAGATCTTCGCGACGATCGAGGAGGGCATCTCCCAGGAGAACGCCAAGAAGGTCGCGAAGATCATCCGTGACGAGGGCCCCAAGGCCGTCAAGGCCCAGGTCCAGGGCGAGGAGCTGCGCGTCAGCTCCAAGAGCCGCGATGACCTCCAGGAGGTCCAGGCCCTGCTCAAGGGCAAGGACTTCGACTTCGCGATCCAGTTCGTCAACTACCGCTGA
- a CDS encoding glycosyltransferase family 2 protein, which yields MSTEPSTNPSVTTTLSVVVPMYNEEDALPALVARLRPALDGMDIGYEVVAVDDGSKDRTAELLTEFQVKWPELRIVRLRGNSGHQAALTAGLHSAVGAYVASLDADLQDPPEKIPEMLGLARRDHLDIVYGVRADRSTDTGFKRRSAGAYYWLVRRLVGKQVPAQAGDFRLLSRAAVEAVKSMPDQHQVYRLLVPWLGFPSGQVTYQREERVAGETKYPLSKMIRLGLDSVINFSAAPLRLATWLGVASFFGCLLMVGATLAIYLCGKTVPGWTSLFIMMLFLGGVQLICVGLLGEYIGRIYTAVQRRPTFFVGYDSAHSASETPAEGENGR from the coding sequence ATGTCGACTGAGCCCTCCACGAACCCGTCGGTCACGACGACCCTCTCGGTCGTCGTGCCGATGTACAACGAGGAGGACGCGCTGCCCGCCCTGGTCGCGAGGCTGCGCCCGGCACTCGACGGCATGGACATCGGCTACGAGGTCGTCGCCGTCGACGACGGCAGCAAGGACCGCACCGCGGAGCTCCTGACGGAGTTCCAGGTGAAATGGCCCGAGCTGCGCATCGTGCGGCTGCGCGGGAACTCCGGCCACCAGGCCGCCCTCACCGCGGGCCTGCACAGCGCGGTCGGGGCCTACGTGGCCAGCCTCGACGCGGACCTCCAGGACCCGCCGGAGAAGATCCCGGAGATGCTCGGCCTGGCCCGCCGGGACCACCTCGACATCGTCTACGGGGTCCGCGCGGACCGGAGCACCGACACCGGCTTCAAGCGGCGCTCGGCCGGCGCCTACTACTGGCTGGTGCGCCGCCTGGTCGGCAAACAGGTACCCGCCCAGGCGGGCGACTTCCGGCTGCTGAGCCGCGCCGCGGTCGAAGCGGTCAAGTCCATGCCCGACCAGCACCAGGTCTACCGCCTGCTGGTGCCGTGGCTCGGCTTCCCGAGTGGACAGGTCACCTACCAGCGCGAAGAGCGGGTGGCGGGCGAGACCAAGTACCCGCTGAGCAAGATGATCAGGCTCGGCCTCGACAGCGTCATCAACTTCTCCGCCGCGCCGCTGCGCCTGGCGACCTGGCTGGGCGTGGCCAGCTTCTTCGGCTGCCTGCTGATGGTGGGCGCCACCCTGGCGATCTACCTGTGCGGCAAGACCGTCCCCGGCTGGACCTCGCTGTTCATCATGATGCTCTTCCTCGGGGGCGTGCAGCTGATCTGCGTCGGCCTGCTCGGCGAGTACATCGGCCGCATCTACACGGCCGTCCAGCGCCGGCCCACCTTCTTCGTCGGGTACGACTCGGCGCACTCCGCGAGCGAGACCCCTGCGGAGGGGGAGAACGGCCGATAG
- a CDS encoding APC family permease, whose amino-acid sequence MSTELKRTLGVFDAVVVGLGAMIGAGIFAALAPAARAAGGALLAALALAALVAYCNARSSARLAARYPSSGGTYVYGRERLGPFWGYLAGWGFVVGKTASCAAMALTVGAYAWPGRERAVAVAAVVALTAAGYGGVQKSARIARVIVAAVLAVLAGVVVVCLTSGAADAARLGGGDWSGGGRSGGGSVVPGLLQGAGLLFFAFAGYARITTLGEEVRDPERTIPRAVPLALGIALLVYAAVTVAALSVLGADGLAGSAAPLADAVRAAGWPGLTPVVRAGAALAALGSLLALVLGVSRTGLAMARDGHLPRVLAAVHPRHQVPHHAELAVGAVVAVLAATTDLRGAIGFSSFGVLAYYAIANASAWTLDSGVKDRAVAAAGLSGCVVLACALPAASAVTGAAVLALGAVAYGVRKQLRPGI is encoded by the coding sequence GTGAGCACCGAACTGAAACGCACCCTGGGAGTCTTCGACGCGGTCGTCGTCGGGCTCGGCGCGATGATCGGGGCCGGCATCTTCGCCGCGCTGGCCCCGGCGGCGCGCGCGGCCGGCGGAGCACTCCTGGCGGCGCTCGCGCTGGCGGCCCTGGTGGCCTACTGCAACGCGCGCTCCTCGGCGCGGCTGGCCGCCCGCTACCCCTCCTCGGGCGGCACCTACGTGTACGGGCGCGAGCGGCTCGGGCCCTTCTGGGGATATCTGGCGGGCTGGGGCTTCGTCGTCGGCAAGACCGCCTCCTGTGCGGCGATGGCCCTGACCGTCGGGGCCTACGCGTGGCCCGGCCGGGAGCGGGCGGTGGCCGTGGCGGCGGTGGTGGCACTGACCGCCGCGGGCTACGGCGGGGTGCAGAAGTCGGCCCGGATCGCCCGGGTGATCGTGGCGGCGGTACTGGCCGTGCTGGCCGGGGTCGTGGTGGTCTGCCTGACCTCGGGCGCGGCCGACGCGGCCCGGCTCGGCGGCGGGGACTGGAGCGGCGGTGGCCGCAGCGGCGGGGGCTCCGTCGTCCCGGGCCTGCTCCAGGGCGCCGGACTGCTGTTCTTCGCCTTCGCGGGCTACGCCCGGATCACCACCCTGGGCGAGGAGGTGCGCGATCCCGAACGCACGATCCCGCGGGCGGTGCCCCTCGCGCTGGGGATCGCCCTGCTCGTGTACGCCGCGGTCACGGTGGCGGCGCTGTCGGTGCTCGGCGCCGACGGCCTGGCGGGCTCGGCGGCTCCGCTGGCCGATGCCGTGCGGGCGGCCGGGTGGCCCGGACTGACTCCCGTCGTCCGGGCGGGTGCGGCCCTGGCGGCGCTGGGCTCGCTGCTGGCCCTCGTGCTCGGGGTGTCGCGGACGGGCCTGGCGATGGCCCGGGACGGCCATCTCCCGCGCGTGCTGGCCGCCGTGCATCCCCGGCATCAGGTCCCGCACCACGCCGAGCTGGCAGTGGGCGCGGTGGTGGCGGTGCTCGCGGCCACCACCGATCTGCGGGGCGCGATCGGCTTCTCCTCCTTCGGCGTGCTGGCCTACTACGCGATCGCGAACGCTTCTGCCTGGACTCTCGATTCAGGTGTCAAGGACCGGGCCGTGGCAGCGGCGGGGCTGTCCGGCTGTGTGGTGCTGGCCTGCGCGCTGCCCGCCGCGTCGGCGGTGACGGGGGCCGCGGTGCTGGCGCTGGGCGCGGTGGCCTACGGCGTGCGCAAGCAGCTCAGACCCGGGATCTGA
- a CDS encoding SulP family inorganic anion transporter: protein MPGTGTLREDFGASVVVALVALPLCVGVAVASGVPAELGIVTGVVGGLVTGWFRGSSLQVSGPAAGLTVLVYEAVRTYGMPALGVLVLAAGLVQLCMGVLRLGRWFRAISVAVVHGMLAGIGLVLIAGQLYAMADVQAPARTLEKLAAAASMAARADWTAVALGAGTIAVLVAWRRMPDRLRLVPGALVGVAAATGAAVVLRLPVERVRVTGVLQAVSPPAWGDFGVLASAGAAGTVIALALIASAETLFSAAAVDRMHDGARTDYDRELVAQGVGNTLCGMLGALPMTAVIVRSAANVEAGARTRASRVLHGGWLLLFAVAVPGLLESVPIAALAGVLLHAGWKLLPARQVAALWRTHRGEAVVLVATASAVVATNLFEGVLAGLGLAIAKAAWETSHVHLEKVWEGEELCVRILGNASFLRLPKLLDELDALDELPPGSTVRLDLSGLRHLDHACLTALDGWERARTPLPGREGVI, encoded by the coding sequence ATGCCTGGGACCGGCACGTTGCGCGAGGACTTCGGCGCGTCCGTCGTCGTCGCGCTGGTCGCGCTACCGCTCTGCGTCGGGGTGGCCGTCGCATCGGGGGTACCGGCCGAGCTGGGCATCGTCACCGGCGTGGTGGGCGGGCTCGTCACCGGCTGGTTCCGCGGGAGTTCGCTCCAGGTGAGCGGACCGGCCGCGGGGCTCACCGTGCTCGTCTACGAGGCCGTGCGGACCTACGGGATGCCCGCGCTCGGGGTACTGGTCCTGGCCGCCGGCCTGGTGCAGCTGTGCATGGGAGTGCTGCGGCTCGGACGGTGGTTCCGGGCGATCTCCGTGGCCGTCGTGCACGGGATGCTCGCAGGCATCGGACTCGTCCTGATCGCCGGTCAGCTGTACGCCATGGCCGACGTGCAGGCCCCTGCGCGGACCCTGGAGAAACTGGCGGCCGCGGCATCGATGGCCGCGCGGGCCGACTGGACCGCCGTGGCCCTCGGGGCCGGGACCATCGCCGTCCTGGTGGCCTGGCGCCGGATGCCGGACCGGCTGCGGCTGGTGCCGGGGGCGCTCGTCGGTGTGGCGGCCGCGACCGGCGCGGCCGTGGTGCTGCGGCTGCCCGTGGAACGGGTCCGGGTGACGGGGGTCCTCCAGGCCGTCTCGCCGCCCGCCTGGGGGGACTTCGGGGTGCTGGCCTCCGCCGGGGCCGCGGGCACCGTGATCGCCCTCGCGCTGATCGCCTCCGCAGAGACGCTCTTCAGCGCGGCCGCCGTGGACCGCATGCACGACGGGGCCCGGACCGACTACGACCGCGAACTGGTCGCCCAGGGCGTCGGGAACACCCTCTGCGGGATGCTCGGAGCGCTGCCGATGACCGCCGTCATCGTGCGCAGCGCCGCCAACGTGGAGGCCGGCGCCCGCACTCGGGCCTCCCGGGTGCTGCACGGCGGCTGGCTCCTGCTGTTCGCCGTGGCGGTGCCCGGACTGCTGGAGTCCGTCCCGATCGCCGCGCTGGCCGGGGTGCTGCTGCACGCCGGCTGGAAGCTGCTGCCGGCCCGCCAGGTGGCCGCCCTGTGGCGGACGCACCGGGGCGAGGCGGTCGTCCTGGTGGCGACGGCCTCGGCGGTCGTGGCCACGAACCTCTTCGAGGGGGTCCTCGCCGGGCTGGGGCTCGCCATCGCCAAGGCGGCCTGGGAGACCTCCCACGTGCACCTCGAGAAGGTCTGGGAGGGCGAGGAGCTGTGTGTGCGGATCCTGGGCAACGCCAGCTTCCTGCGGCTGCCCAAGCTCCTCGACGAACTGGACGCGCTGGACGAACTGCCGCCCGGCTCCACCGTACGCCTGGACCTGAGCGGGCTGCGCCACCTCGACCATGCCTGCCTGACCGCGCTCGACGGCTGGGAACGGGCCCGCACGCCGCTCCCCGGCCGGGAAGGCGTCATCTAG
- a CDS encoding amidohydrolase family protein, which produces MSDSQPQQQPSHSSRGGPTGDGSPAGAAESTTLLLTGARLTDGRTVDVRLGGSRIQAVGTVGSLPASAGSRVDLGGYLLLPAPAEPHAHGDTALTADSEGPVSYAPDEVQRRATEAALLQLGHGATAVRSHVRIGDVHGIGPMEAVLQARRSLRGLTDLTTVAVPRLLTGVAGADGLAMLRDAVKMGASVIGGCPDLDPDPTGFLEAVLELAAEHGCPVDLHTDGDDPARLARLAAMAGGLRPGVSIGPCGGLSRLPLDVAHRAADQLAAAGVRVTCLPQGDCAALERRGLRTAPVRLLRSAGVRVAAGSGALRDTGNPVGRGDPLEAAYLLASQGGLRASEAYHSVSAAAREAMGLPEVRVEAGFPAELLAVRGDRIASVLSLAYSRIVIHRGRVVARTSAVREYCDSAVAVALDLPRQGRMEPGP; this is translated from the coding sequence CGCACCGTCGACGTCCGCCTCGGCGGCAGCCGGATCCAGGCCGTGGGCACCGTCGGCAGCCTGCCCGCCTCCGCGGGCTCCCGCGTCGACCTCGGCGGCTACCTCCTGCTCCCCGCCCCCGCCGAGCCCCACGCCCACGGGGACACCGCCCTGACCGCCGACAGCGAAGGGCCCGTCTCCTACGCCCCCGACGAGGTCCAGCGCCGCGCCACCGAGGCCGCGCTCCTCCAGCTCGGCCACGGAGCCACGGCCGTACGGTCCCACGTGCGCATCGGCGACGTGCACGGGATCGGCCCCATGGAAGCCGTGCTCCAGGCCCGGCGCTCCCTGCGCGGGCTCACCGACCTCACCACCGTCGCCGTGCCCCGGCTGCTGACCGGGGTGGCCGGGGCCGACGGACTCGCCATGCTGCGGGACGCCGTGAAGATGGGCGCCTCCGTCATCGGCGGCTGCCCCGACCTCGACCCCGACCCGACGGGCTTCCTCGAAGCCGTACTGGAGCTGGCGGCCGAGCACGGCTGCCCCGTGGACCTGCACACCGACGGGGACGACCCCGCCCGCCTGGCCCGGCTCGCGGCGATGGCCGGCGGGCTGCGGCCCGGCGTCTCCATCGGCCCCTGCGGCGGCCTGTCCCGGCTCCCGCTGGACGTGGCGCACCGGGCCGCCGACCAGCTGGCCGCGGCCGGAGTGCGCGTCACCTGCCTGCCGCAGGGCGATTGCGCGGCCCTGGAACGCCGCGGCCTGCGCACCGCCCCCGTCAGGCTGCTGCGCAGCGCCGGGGTCCGCGTCGCGGCCGGCAGCGGCGCGCTGCGGGACACCGGCAACCCGGTCGGCCGCGGGGACCCGCTCGAAGCCGCGTACCTCCTGGCCTCCCAGGGCGGGCTGCGCGCCTCCGAGGCCTACCACTCGGTCAGCGCGGCCGCCCGCGAGGCGATGGGGCTGCCGGAGGTGCGGGTGGAGGCCGGTTTCCCCGCCGAGCTGCTCGCGGTGCGCGGGGACCGGATCGCGAGCGTGCTCTCGTTGGCGTACAGCCGGATCGTGATCCACCGCGGCCGGGTGGTAGCCCGGACGAGTGCCGTACGGGAGTACTGCGACTCCGCCGTCGCGGTGGCCCTGGACCTGCCCCGGCAGGGCCGTATGGAGCCCGGTCCCTGA
- a CDS encoding SMI1/KNR4 family protein → MDETEQLLKQVAGRAHGSRQGYVGPEGPLPEPLDAGALSRAEGILGFALPPLLAGLYTRVANGGFGPEFGLMPLEQSVAAYSSMRTSAWRWPEGVLPIADFGCHMQACVDCRSESAQVLLFEPSAGEPDLAWFVDAASLADWLRGWLDGTAWFSDDSGAGEEWDLELTPWAEFRSRV, encoded by the coding sequence ATGGATGAGACCGAGCAGTTGCTGAAGCAAGTCGCCGGACGTGCGCACGGCTCGCGGCAGGGGTACGTGGGGCCCGAGGGACCGCTCCCGGAGCCCCTGGACGCCGGGGCGCTGAGCCGGGCCGAGGGCATACTCGGCTTCGCCCTGCCGCCGCTGCTCGCAGGGCTCTACACCCGCGTCGCGAACGGCGGCTTCGGCCCCGAGTTCGGTCTGATGCCGCTGGAGCAGAGCGTCGCCGCGTACAGCTCCATGCGCACCTCCGCCTGGCGCTGGCCGGAGGGCGTGCTGCCGATAGCCGACTTCGGCTGCCACATGCAGGCCTGCGTGGACTGCCGGTCCGAATCCGCCCAGGTCCTGCTGTTCGAACCGAGCGCGGGCGAGCCCGATCTGGCCTGGTTCGTCGATGCGGCCAGCCTCGCCGACTGGCTGCGGGGCTGGCTCGACGGCACCGCCTGGTTCAGCGACGACTCGGGCGCGGGGGAGGAGTGGGACCTGGAGCTGACCCCGTGGGCCGAGTTCAGATCCCGGGTCTGA